A genomic segment from Methanolobus zinderi encodes:
- the thsA gene encoding thermosome subunit alpha, whose product MAGQSGGQPVIIVDPSKERTSGKDALSVNIASAQAVAKIVRSTLGPKGMDKMLVNIMGDITLTNDGATILDEMDIEHPTAKMVVEVAKTQEKSAGDGTTSAVVMAGALLEKAQDMITQGVHPTIIVKGYSMATEKALQVLKDYSMDVKKDDREILEKIALTSITGKASEMASAHLAKICVDAVFAIENDGEVNVDDDIVIAKEIGGSIDDTELINGIAIRKEALHMEMPHRIENAKIALIDTELTFGKTTTKSKLHVDRAEQLFEFKEQEKANFRRIIQKIIDTGANVVFCSKNLDDYALHFFKEAGVYATRRVNDEDMEALSYSTGASLVRNVQDITSDDLGFAELVEQEDLHEEKTYIKGFKQSRTMTILIKGGSEHVTDNVERVFDDALHVVKSVFEDSTIVAGGGASEIEVAQNLRAYASSIGGREQMAIDAFASAVEEVPRAIAENCGFDAIDTLLHLRANHGDVKYGGLDISTGDVANMIDMGIVDPLRVKTQAIKSAAEVAIMILRVDDMLRAREQEMMDVKPEHNVHNYDMTGMM is encoded by the coding sequence ATGGCAGGACAAAGTGGCGGTCAGCCCGTAATAATTGTTGATCCAAGTAAAGAGCGCACTAGCGGAAAAGATGCATTATCAGTAAATATCGCATCAGCACAGGCTGTTGCAAAGATAGTAAGATCCACTCTTGGTCCAAAAGGAATGGACAAGATGCTCGTGAATATCATGGGAGATATCACTCTCACAAACGATGGTGCGACTATTCTTGATGAAATGGATATAGAACATCCCACAGCAAAGATGGTTGTGGAAGTCGCAAAGACACAGGAGAAGTCAGCTGGCGATGGTACAACCAGTGCTGTGGTCATGGCCGGTGCACTGCTTGAAAAAGCACAGGATATGATCACCCAGGGTGTTCATCCTACCATCATTGTCAAGGGATACAGTATGGCAACTGAGAAAGCCCTTCAGGTACTGAAGGACTATTCCATGGATGTCAAGAAAGATGACAGGGAAATACTTGAGAAGATAGCACTGACCTCTATCACCGGAAAAGCATCCGAGATGGCAAGTGCACACCTTGCAAAGATCTGTGTGGATGCTGTATTTGCAATCGAGAACGATGGCGAGGTCAATGTCGACGATGACATCGTGATCGCAAAGGAGATCGGTGGCAGTATCGATGATACAGAGCTTATAAACGGCATTGCTATCAGAAAAGAGGCCCTTCACATGGAGATGCCTCACAGGATAGAGAATGCAAAGATAGCACTTATTGACACCGAACTCACATTCGGCAAGACAACTACCAAGTCAAAGCTGCATGTGGACAGGGCTGAACAGCTCTTTGAGTTCAAGGAACAGGAAAAGGCTAATTTCAGAAGGATAATCCAGAAGATCATCGACACAGGTGCCAATGTGGTATTCTGTTCCAAGAACCTTGATGACTATGCACTGCACTTCTTCAAGGAAGCAGGCGTATATGCCACAAGGCGTGTCAATGACGAGGACATGGAGGCACTTTCCTACTCCACCGGTGCTTCACTTGTGAGGAATGTACAGGACATCACATCAGACGACCTTGGATTTGCAGAACTTGTGGAACAGGAAGACCTCCACGAGGAGAAGACCTATATCAAGGGTTTCAAGCAGTCAAGGACCATGACTATCCTCATCAAGGGAGGTTCAGAGCACGTAACAGATAATGTTGAGCGTGTATTCGATGACGCCCTGCATGTTGTAAAATCCGTGTTCGAGGACAGCACTATCGTAGCCGGCGGCGGAGCCTCAGAGATCGAGGTCGCACAGAACCTGCGTGCATATGCCTCAAGTATCGGAGGACGTGAGCAGATGGCCATCGATGCATTCGCATCTGCAGTGGAAGAGGTCCCAAGGGCTATAGCAGAGAACTGCGGTTTCGATGCGATTGACACACTCCTGCATCTGCGTGCCAACCACGGCGATGTGAAATACGGCGGTCTTGACATCAGCACCGGGGATGTTGCGAACATGATCGACATGGGAATCGTTGATCCTCTGAGGGTTAAGACCCAGGCCATCAAGTCAGCAGCTGAAGTTGCTATCATGATCCTGCGTGTGGACGACATGCTCCGTGCCAGGGAACAGGAAATGATGGATGTAAAGCCAGAACATAACGTCCACAACTACGATATGACAGGTATGATGTAA
- a CDS encoding ArsR/SmtB family transcription factor: MTMTLQEIITVGEAISHPVRLKLLYLLSERERYIYELSKDLKLSRQVVQLHLKRLEKAGFVESDLRLEEDDNRAKKFFKLKEFDVAIGMDDLCKIFE, from the coding sequence ATGACAATGACACTACAGGAAATTATAACGGTTGGAGAAGCCATTTCACACCCTGTAAGACTAAAGCTATTGTATCTACTTTCCGAGCGGGAGAGATACATCTATGAACTTTCCAAGGATCTGAAACTCTCCCGCCAGGTTGTACAGTTGCACTTAAAACGTCTTGAGAAAGCAGGATTTGTAGAAAGTGATCTGAGACTCGAAGAAGATGACAACAGGGCTAAAAAGTTCTTCAAACTGAAGGAATTCGACGTAGCCATCGGAATGGATGACCTGTGCAAGATCTTTGAATGA
- a CDS encoding heme exporter protein CcmB, with product MLRSLHIAAKDLKAEFRTKQMLNSMVIFSVLVIVIFSISFGDLLGQQEIVDRLAPGVLWIAFIFAGTLGLARSFAAEMENGCLEGLKLCPVDRGAIYTGKTISSAIIMFAVEILTIPVFIVLFNYNIQNIAGLALVVIAGTFGFITVGTLLSALTVNTRTREIMLPILLLPLVIPVIIPAVMATGKILTGGSIGDISSELRLLLVYDLIFFAVGHLVFEYTIQD from the coding sequence ATGTTAAGAAGTCTCCATATTGCAGCAAAGGACCTGAAGGCCGAATTCAGGACAAAACAGATGCTTAACTCCATGGTCATCTTTTCTGTGCTGGTCATAGTTATCTTCAGCATTTCCTTCGGAGACCTGTTGGGTCAGCAGGAGATAGTGGACAGGCTTGCTCCAGGAGTGCTCTGGATTGCTTTTATCTTTGCAGGAACACTCGGACTTGCACGCTCCTTTGCAGCGGAGATGGAAAATGGTTGCCTTGAAGGCCTCAAACTCTGCCCTGTGGACAGGGGTGCGATCTATACAGGGAAAACAATATCAAGCGCAATTATAATGTTTGCTGTGGAGATACTGACAATTCCTGTTTTTATCGTGCTGTTCAATTATAACATTCAGAATATAGCCGGCCTTGCTTTGGTAGTAATTGCAGGGACATTCGGCTTTATAACCGTGGGAACCCTGCTCTCAGCCCTTACTGTGAACACACGCACAAGGGAGATCATGCTCCCCATATTGCTGCTTCCACTTGTGATACCTGTGATAATCCCTGCAGTGATGGCAACCGGAAAGATACTCACGGGCGGGAGCATAGGCGATATCTCCTCAGAGCTCAGGCTGCTGCTTGTGTATGACCTGATATTCTTTGCAGTGGGTCATCTGGTGTTCGAATACACGATTCAGGATTGA
- a CDS encoding cytochrome c biogenesis protein, whose product MFLDRKMERLIAAAAGVVMLLAVWMIFFYLPEMRSGSGEVLESSFRIFYFHLPIAFTSYLAFLVVFIASIFQLKQSSRKWDIVALSAAEVGIVFASLVLITGSIWAKATWGWYWIWEPRLTTSLVLLLVYLAYLMLRQAVEEPEKRARLASVFGIIGFVSVPLSFFSVRLWRSAHPLMFGGSAYGSTGGGLEGSSLQLTLIVNLIAFILLFAALLVYKIRNEEMKEDIEDIHSSQ is encoded by the coding sequence ATGTTCTTGGACAGGAAAATGGAAAGATTGATTGCCGCTGCTGCCGGAGTGGTGATGCTGCTTGCTGTCTGGATGATATTCTTCTACCTGCCGGAGATGAGAAGCGGTTCCGGTGAAGTTCTTGAAAGCAGTTTCAGGATATTCTATTTCCACCTGCCAATAGCTTTCACATCCTATCTGGCTTTCTTAGTCGTTTTTATTGCAAGCATTTTCCAGCTTAAACAGAGCAGCAGGAAGTGGGATATAGTTGCTCTCTCGGCTGCCGAGGTGGGCATTGTTTTTGCTTCACTTGTGCTTATTACGGGTTCCATCTGGGCAAAAGCCACCTGGGGCTGGTACTGGATATGGGAACCCAGACTGACCACATCCCTCGTACTTCTGCTTGTGTACCTGGCATACCTGATGCTGCGCCAGGCTGTGGAGGAGCCTGAAAAGAGGGCACGACTTGCTTCGGTGTTTGGCATCATCGGTTTTGTCTCGGTACCTTTGAGCTTTTTCTCGGTCAGGCTCTGGCGCTCGGCACATCCCCTTATGTTCGGAGGATCTGCATACGGAAGCACCGGAGGAGGACTGGAGGGAAGCAGCCTGCAGCTCACACTTATTGTAAACCTGATAGCATTTATTCTTCTCTTTGCAGCCCTGCTGGTGTACAAGATCCGCAATGAGGAGATGAAAGAAGACATAGAGGACATCCATAGTTCACAGTAA
- the dph5 gene encoding diphthine synthase has translation MLTFIGLGLFDEKDISVKGLEAIRKADMVFAEFYTSVLMGTTVERLEELYGKKVHVLLREDVEQNPDWIEHAKEKDVVFLTGGDTMVSTTHVDLRLRAQDAGIETKLIHGASIASAICGLSGLQNYRFGKASTIPHPYTSSRGRTIISETPYDTIKANKERDMHTLIFLDIDREKGYMTVNQAMELLLEVEERRGEGVMENAITVGIARAGSPGPIVKADYIHKLKDHDFGGPLHIVVIPADLHFIEAEALVKLAGAPTEIMSTVED, from the coding sequence ATGCTCACTTTCATAGGACTGGGTCTTTTTGATGAAAAAGATATCTCTGTAAAGGGACTTGAGGCGATAAGAAAAGCAGATATGGTCTTTGCGGAGTTCTATACCTCGGTACTCATGGGTACCACTGTTGAAAGGCTTGAAGAATTATATGGGAAAAAGGTTCACGTACTCTTAAGAGAGGATGTGGAACAGAATCCCGACTGGATAGAACACGCAAAGGAGAAAGATGTGGTTTTTCTTACCGGAGGGGACACCATGGTCTCGACTACCCATGTGGACCTTCGCCTGAGGGCGCAGGATGCGGGTATTGAAACAAAGCTCATCCACGGAGCATCCATTGCGTCGGCCATCTGCGGGCTGTCCGGTCTACAGAACTATCGTTTCGGTAAAGCCTCCACAATACCACACCCATATACAAGCAGCCGGGGAAGAACAATCATATCGGAAACCCCCTATGACACAATCAAAGCAAACAAAGAAAGGGATATGCACACCCTTATCTTCCTTGACATTGACAGAGAAAAGGGATACATGACCGTAAATCAGGCAATGGAGCTTCTGCTTGAAGTGGAAGAGCGAAGGGGAGAAGGAGTAATGGAAAATGCCATTACCGTGGGCATTGCACGGGCAGGTTCACCTGGACCGATTGTCAAGGCAGATTATATACACAAATTAAAGGATCATGATTTCGGAGGACCGCTGCATATTGTCGTGATCCCCGCAGATCTGCACTTCATCGAGGCCGAAGCGCTAGTAAAACTTGCAGGTGCTCCAACTGAGATCATGTCAACTGTTGAAGATTGA
- a CDS encoding DUF2119 domain-containing protein, protein MSYNILGDGKPVRLFVAGLHGNEWKDTTDILENIEAPEKGTLVTIPLVNKGNYISTLDANYFTEIGQVIIDAVEELQPDVYIELHSYSAENLEKLTEPDRLQRVGVPAFSRLDHDVLLGSVAPSIRRNYFPQEALCLTFEIQKENALSKQYAARIINRMKEFTSRDEFIECMLRRYPKQARKAIEDYRNFYGLSADELKYYEEIRK, encoded by the coding sequence ATGTCATACAATATACTTGGTGATGGAAAACCGGTCCGCCTGTTTGTGGCAGGGTTACACGGGAACGAGTGGAAGGACACAACGGATATCCTGGAGAACATAGAAGCACCAGAAAAGGGAACACTTGTGACCATCCCACTTGTGAATAAGGGGAACTATATCTCTACACTGGATGCAAATTATTTTACTGAAATCGGGCAGGTTATAATCGATGCTGTTGAGGAACTCCAGCCCGATGTTTACATAGAACTGCATTCCTATTCTGCCGAAAATCTGGAAAAACTCACAGAACCCGACAGGCTCCAGCGTGTGGGTGTGCCTGCCTTCAGCCGCCTGGACCATGATGTACTGCTTGGATCTGTGGCACCCTCAATTCGCAGGAACTATTTCCCGCAGGAAGCACTCTGCCTGACATTCGAGATACAGAAAGAGAACGCCCTTTCAAAACAGTATGCCGCCAGGATAATAAACAGGATGAAGGAGTTCACATCAAGGGACGAGTTCATTGAGTGTATGCTCAGAAGATATCCGAAACAGGCAAGAAAAGCTATCGAAGATTACAGGAATTTTTACGGCCTGTCTGCTGATGAGCTTAAATATTATGAAGAGATCAGGAAATAG
- a CDS encoding metal-dependent hydrolase, translating into MVNTLSHLGIGLLIATVAGLNGRQRKIVAFLAIMPDLDFFSDALLTFIGGSFSHQTYVNLYYVFGHREFFHSPMFILMITALLWIYSKDKRFTAAGFAAIFSHFYLDYATTWKMRPLFPFSDESSIMGAFDSFDPIVMIVSLIPIYFLVAEELKKRKVIGSVPGISLDSSHYRRLRTDRILLAILIIWCVITPASKALLVDRVSEIEGYDISYQNSYPTYFGSFLSAYPYNETHYKVMEINYWNGVERSMFTPIISEDGADENLEYMVLATRLYDSAPFQEIDYTVYSITNNEETVTVTLRDARNPFAIFWTYFRTEYIFEFDRDTKDYTAYVERETVYRQEAPDNWFWIPFYSMYMAFFF; encoded by the coding sequence ATGGTCAATACCCTATCCCATTTAGGCATCGGGCTCCTTATAGCTACAGTTGCGGGACTGAACGGCAGGCAAAGAAAAATCGTAGCCTTTCTGGCAATAATGCCTGACCTTGACTTTTTTTCTGATGCCCTGTTAACATTTATTGGAGGAAGCTTCAGTCACCAGACCTATGTAAATCTGTATTATGTTTTTGGCCACAGGGAATTTTTTCACTCTCCCATGTTCATTCTCATGATCACTGCACTATTATGGATCTACAGCAAGGACAAAAGGTTTACTGCTGCAGGGTTTGCTGCAATTTTCAGCCATTTCTATCTGGATTATGCAACTACCTGGAAAATGAGACCGCTTTTCCCTTTTTCAGATGAATCAAGCATCATGGGTGCCTTCGATTCATTTGATCCCATCGTTATGATAGTCTCCCTGATACCCATATACTTCCTGGTAGCAGAAGAGCTCAAAAAAAGGAAGGTCATTGGAAGTGTACCGGGAATCAGTCTTGATTCAAGCCACTACAGACGATTAAGAACAGACCGCATACTTCTCGCGATATTGATAATATGGTGTGTCATTACCCCTGCATCGAAGGCTTTACTTGTGGACCGTGTTTCGGAAATCGAAGGTTATGATATAAGCTACCAGAATTCCTACCCAACTTACTTTGGAAGTTTCCTTTCTGCTTATCCTTATAACGAGACACACTACAAGGTAATGGAAATTAATTACTGGAACGGAGTGGAGAGGAGCATGTTCACGCCCATTATATCAGAGGATGGTGCGGATGAAAATCTGGAATACATGGTACTTGCAACCCGACTCTATGATTCCGCCCCTTTTCAGGAGATAGATTATACGGTTTACAGCATCACCAATAACGAAGAAACAGTAACTGTCACCCTGCGGGATGCCAGAAATCCGTTTGCCATCTTCTGGACCTATTTCCGGACAGAGTATATCTTCGAGTTCGACAGGGATACTAAAGATTACACCGCCTATGTAGAAAGAGAAACAGTGTACCGGCAGGAGGCTCCTGACAACTGGTTCTGGATACCATTTTATTCAATGTACATGGCATTCTTCTTTTGA
- a CDS encoding class I SAM-dependent methyltransferase produces the protein MSIISKYNRFSYVYDMMEIPAEHLRYAEWRQEFLSGLSGKVLEIGVGTGKNLQYYPDDCEVIAIDISEKMLSHAKKRLEGRHNISLFIMDAENLAFKDDSFDHVITTFVLCSIPDPVRSLEEMRRVCKPDGEVMNIEHMRSENRLISLVEDTFNPVTRGLTGVNINRRTVENVKKAGLHVTEVKNLALGDVFRLIRSKP, from the coding sequence ATGTCGATCATCTCAAAGTATAACCGCTTTTCCTATGTCTATGATATGATGGAGATTCCCGCGGAACATCTGCGCTACGCAGAATGGAGGCAGGAATTCCTTTCGGGATTGTCCGGGAAGGTGCTTGAGATCGGCGTGGGAACCGGGAAGAACCTGCAATACTATCCTGATGATTGTGAGGTAATTGCAATAGATATCAGTGAGAAAATGCTGTCACATGCAAAGAAACGACTCGAAGGCAGGCACAATATCTCTCTTTTCATTATGGATGCAGAGAATCTGGCTTTTAAGGACGATAGCTTCGATCATGTGATAACGACTTTCGTGCTTTGCTCGATACCGGACCCGGTCAGATCACTGGAAGAGATGCGACGTGTATGCAAACCAGATGGCGAAGTGATGAATATTGAGCATATGAGAAGTGAGAACAGGCTGATATCACTTGTCGAGGATACCTTCAATCCTGTTACAAGAGGTCTTACAGGAGTTAATATTAACCGCAGGACAGTTGAAAATGTAAAAAAGGCCGGGCTTCATGTTACTGAAGTAAAAAATCTTGCATTGGGTGATGTGTTCAGGCTTATAAGGTCAAAGCCATAG
- a CDS encoding ABC transporter ATP-binding protein: MDTIISARGISKSFGKHKVLRNIDLELKKGVSLAIFGPNGAGKTTLLKILSTIITPTQGDVIINGIDIKKNPSGARELIGVISHESYLYDELTARENLRFFSKMYGMEKDLLEERINELLEQVDLQKRADDRVGSFSRGMKQRLSIARALVHRPVILFMDEPYTGLDQRSAEAFENVLRMLDKDNVTKVMVSHNIERAVQLCDRLMIMDSGEIVYDSTTEQIESIDEFKKNYSSLVCTDTDVEGITNLQ, encoded by the coding sequence ATGGATACGATCATATCGGCTCGTGGAATCAGCAAGAGTTTCGGAAAACATAAGGTACTCAGGAATATAGACCTGGAACTCAAAAAAGGCGTATCTCTGGCGATATTCGGCCCCAACGGTGCGGGAAAGACAACTCTTCTGAAAATACTATCGACCATAATCACTCCCACGCAAGGGGATGTGATCATAAATGGCATCGATATTAAAAAAAATCCATCCGGAGCCAGAGAACTGATAGGCGTGATATCGCATGAAAGCTACCTGTACGATGAACTCACGGCAAGGGAGAATCTGCGGTTCTTCAGTAAGATGTATGGGATGGAAAAGGACCTGCTAGAAGAACGTATCAACGAACTTCTGGAACAGGTTGACCTGCAAAAAAGAGCTGATGATCGGGTAGGTTCTTTTTCCCGCGGAATGAAACAGCGTCTTTCCATTGCAAGAGCACTGGTCCACAGACCTGTGATACTCTTTATGGACGAGCCGTATACCGGACTTGACCAGAGATCAGCAGAGGCTTTTGAGAATGTGCTGAGGATGCTGGATAAGGACAATGTGACAAAAGTAATGGTATCCCATAACATCGAAAGAGCAGTACAGTTATGTGACCGGCTTATGATAATGGACAGCGGAGAGATAGTATACGACAGCACCACAGAGCAAATAGAGAGTATTGATGAGTTCAAGAAGAATTACTCTTCACTGGTCTGCACCGATACTGATGTGGAAGGCATTACAAACCTTCAATAA
- a CDS encoding S4 domain-containing protein, producing MRLDAYLVEMGYFKSRARAKNAIRDGNVRVGGNVMKKPSKDISAEDEIEVEEGLDMPKGYFKLRKIQEASGLIGENDSVLDIGSSAGGFLLFASEIAASVRGVEFSKDFRSELGKIAYEKNNVSVIFADAFSSPLEEISPEKVDVLLIDMTLEPLDSVKALERMLPLVKTGGKFLLVIKIENRKNRKPILARIEDCGVRIQDVIEPEQKEIYIVGEKTEE from the coding sequence ATGAGACTGGATGCATATCTTGTGGAAATGGGCTACTTCAAGTCCAGGGCAAGGGCAAAGAATGCCATACGTGACGGTAATGTCAGAGTAGGCGGTAACGTGATGAAAAAACCCTCAAAGGATATCAGTGCCGAAGATGAGATAGAAGTGGAAGAAGGACTCGACATGCCAAAGGGCTATTTCAAGCTCAGAAAGATTCAGGAAGCATCCGGACTGATTGGTGAAAACGACAGCGTGCTCGATATTGGTTCCAGTGCGGGAGGCTTTCTTCTTTTCGCATCCGAGATAGCTGCGAGTGTCAGGGGTGTGGAATTCAGCAAGGATTTCAGATCGGAGCTGGGGAAGATAGCCTATGAAAAAAATAACGTATCCGTGATATTTGCAGATGCTTTCAGTTCACCACTTGAGGAGATATCTCCTGAGAAAGTTGATGTGCTGCTTATTGATATGACACTTGAGCCCCTTGATTCTGTCAAGGCACTGGAAAGAATGCTGCCTTTAGTAAAGACCGGTGGAAAGTTCTTACTGGTCATCAAGATTGAGAACCGGAAGAACCGAAAACCTATCCTTGCACGCATAGAGGACTGTGGTGTTAGGATACAGGATGTAATAGAGCCTGAACAAAAGGAGATCTACATAGTAGGCGAGAAGACAGAAGAGTGA
- a CDS encoding molybdopterin-dependent oxidoreductase yields the protein MTVKSIPIGLLIISFIISGFILFSGCIDESDTQQTYNTSAEVTEYEGRELTPISEQRNNAIRGTQQIDPDTYKLRVYGMVDNPMNISYDQLTAYPSDTRFVRLDCVEGWGFDAIWTGVTLNTIFEEAQVQENATNVIFYCEDGYSTSLELDYLADNDIMLAYELNNVTLPPERGFPIQVVAEDKYGYKWAKWVTGIEVTDEPYEGYWEKVGYNNNADVGGPAFG from the coding sequence ATGACCGTTAAAAGTATACCAATCGGCTTACTAATAATATCTTTCATCATTTCGGGCTTTATTCTGTTTTCCGGCTGTATAGATGAAAGTGACACTCAGCAGACTTACAATACCTCGGCGGAAGTTACCGAATATGAGGGACGGGAACTGACACCTATCTCCGAGCAGCGCAATAATGCGATCAGAGGAACTCAGCAGATCGATCCTGACACATATAAACTGCGGGTATACGGTATGGTGGACAATCCCATGAACATCAGTTATGACCAGTTGACAGCCTATCCTTCTGATACCAGATTTGTAAGGCTGGACTGTGTGGAAGGCTGGGGTTTTGATGCCATATGGACAGGTGTGACACTGAACACTATCTTTGAAGAGGCACAGGTACAGGAAAACGCCACTAACGTCATATTCTACTGTGAAGACGGTTATTCCACATCACTTGAACTCGACTACCTGGCAGACAATGACATTATGCTGGCATATGAACTCAATAATGTAACCCTGCCACCTGAGAGAGGATTCCCCATACAGGTTGTTGCCGAAGACAAGTACGGATACAAATGGGCTAAATGGGTCACAGGCATAGAAGTAACCGATGAACCATACGAAGGGTACTGGGAAAAGGTAGGTTACAACAATAATGCCGATGTTGGCGGACCTGCTTTCGGATAA
- a CDS encoding HAD family hydrolase produces the protein MLKAIIFDMDGVLVDSMSYHAQAVQNIFDQIGVKMDKQDIFEREGERTVDIVTYLIEKETGDASGYDIHDIVDRYIREFNRIVELKVFDGLRECLLSMNNDFRMCVVSGSDRPIVHDIIAREFPDIFEILVSADDVERGKPHPEPYLTAVEKLGIAKDECLVVENAPMGVESAKKAGLCCIAVPTYLDSEKLSKADLVLQDHRELVDYLLKLGPSSAACPYSPKS, from the coding sequence GTGCTAAAAGCTATAATATTCGATATGGACGGTGTGCTCGTGGATTCAATGTCATATCATGCACAAGCCGTACAGAACATATTCGATCAGATCGGCGTGAAGATGGATAAGCAGGATATCTTCGAAAGAGAGGGTGAGAGGACAGTGGATATAGTCACCTACCTGATCGAGAAGGAAACCGGCGATGCCTCTGGTTATGATATCCATGATATTGTTGATAGATACATCCGGGAATTCAACAGGATAGTGGAACTGAAGGTTTTCGACGGACTCAGAGAATGCCTGCTATCAATGAACAATGATTTTCGCATGTGTGTTGTATCAGGCTCCGACAGGCCGATTGTTCACGATATAATTGCCAGGGAGTTTCCCGATATCTTCGAGATCCTTGTTAGCGCAGATGATGTTGAGCGCGGAAAACCTCATCCTGAGCCATACCTTACGGCGGTGGAAAAGCTCGGTATTGCAAAGGATGAATGCCTTGTAGTTGAAAATGCACCCATGGGTGTGGAATCTGCCAAAAAGGCAGGTCTCTGCTGTATAGCAGTACCTACCTATCTTGATTCTGAAAAGCTTTCAAAGGCAGACCTTGTCCTGCAGGATCACAGGGAACTGGTAGACTACCTTCTCAAGCTCGGACCTTCTTCAGCAGCCTGTCCTTATTCGCCGAAGTCATAA
- a CDS encoding NADH:flavin oxidoreductase, protein MLFESISMCGMEVPNRFVRSATHEWMAEPDGTPTDRIGDMYEELARNETGIIITGYAYVNPMGKSDHRQQGIYDDSFVEDYKKIVSRVHKYDSKIVLQVVHGGRQTLITPEIPYSLAPSAVTEKTLGMTPEEMSEKEVQETIEDFANAVRRGKEAGFDAVQLHCAHGFLLSNFISPYTNRRKDRWGGSTEKRTQVIVDIIKRAREMVGDDYPIMVKLNMTDGFSGSKKNTLDAPESIEIAKILADNGICAIEVSGGISEAGDELFRTNIDSEEKEAYYKHYSKQIKEVVDVPVILVGGIRSKKVMEMLLDEGYADMVSLSRPFIVEPDLVLKIRKGEIDVVKCVSCNLCSDSSGIKCNYDFGE, encoded by the coding sequence ATGTTATTCGAATCGATATCAATGTGTGGAATGGAGGTACCGAATCGTTTTGTACGCTCGGCTACCCATGAATGGATGGCTGAACCCGACGGTACACCGACTGACAGAATTGGGGACATGTATGAGGAGCTCGCTAGGAACGAGACAGGGATCATAATCACAGGCTATGCCTATGTGAATCCCATGGGAAAAAGTGATCACCGCCAGCAGGGCATCTATGATGACAGCTTTGTGGAAGATTACAAAAAGATAGTGTCCAGGGTTCACAAATATGATAGTAAAATAGTCTTGCAGGTAGTCCACGGTGGACGCCAGACACTGATAACCCCGGAGATTCCCTACTCTCTCGCACCATCGGCGGTCACCGAGAAAACACTGGGGATGACACCCGAGGAGATGAGCGAGAAGGAAGTCCAGGAAACGATAGAGGATTTTGCCAATGCCGTCAGAAGGGGAAAGGAAGCAGGATTCGATGCGGTCCAGCTTCACTGTGCACATGGCTTTCTGTTAAGCAACTTCATATCTCCCTACACCAACCGCAGGAAGGACAGGTGGGGAGGAAGCACAGAGAAGCGAACCCAGGTCATAGTTGATATTATCAAGCGTGCACGTGAGATGGTGGGGGATGATTATCCCATAATGGTCAAGTTGAACATGACAGATGGTTTTTCCGGCTCAAAGAAGAATACACTTGATGCTCCCGAGTCCATAGAGATAGCAAAGATACTGGCAGACAACGGCATATGTGCAATTGAGGTCAGTGGTGGCATCTCCGAAGCAGGTGACGAACTCTTTAGAACCAATATCGACTCGGAAGAGAAGGAAGCCTACTACAAGCATTACTCAAAGCAGATAAAAGAAGTGGTGGACGTGCCTGTAATCCTTGTGGGAGGTATCAGGTCAAAGAAGGTCATGGAAATGCTGCTTGATGAAGGATATGCAGACATGGTCTCCCTTTCAAGGCCCTTCATAGTCGAACCCGATCTTGTGCTCAAAATAAGGAAAGGGGAGATCGATGTTGTAAAGTGTGTCTCCTGCAACCTCTGTTCCGATAGCAGCGGCATAAAATGCAATTATGACTTCGGCGAATAA